Proteins co-encoded in one Xanthomonas campestris pv. badrii genomic window:
- a CDS encoding S-(hydroxymethyl)glutathione dehydrogenase/class III alcohol dehydrogenase: protein MKTRAAVVWGPHQPLTIEEVDLQPPRPGEVLVRLVATGICHGDAHALAHGQASSFPAILGQEGAGIVEGVGIGVTSVRPGDHVIPLYMPECGVCKFCRSGRTNLCQAIRSSQERGLMPDGSSRFSLHGRPILHHMGTSTFSQYTVLPEIAVARINPDAPLDQVCLLGCTVTTGVGAVLNSTHVRPGDCVAVFGLGGIGLSVIQGAVLAQAGRVIAVDIDPGKFALARALGATDCLDPRDYGAPIQQVIVDLTDGGADHSFECVGDVGAMRAALECCHKGWGESVILGVADGAQEISTRPFQLVTGRVWRGSAFGGVKGRSELPGYVERYLRGDLQLAPLITRTLALDDINQALADLRAARGIKSIVRY, encoded by the coding sequence ATGAAGACACGCGCTGCGGTGGTCTGGGGCCCGCATCAGCCGCTGACCATCGAAGAAGTGGACCTGCAGCCGCCGCGCCCCGGCGAAGTGCTGGTGCGCCTGGTCGCCACCGGCATCTGCCATGGCGACGCGCATGCGCTGGCGCACGGGCAGGCAAGCAGCTTCCCGGCGATCCTGGGCCAGGAGGGGGCCGGCATCGTCGAAGGCGTGGGCATCGGCGTCACCAGCGTGCGGCCCGGCGATCACGTCATTCCGCTGTACATGCCCGAATGCGGCGTGTGCAAGTTCTGCCGCTCCGGGCGTACCAACCTGTGCCAGGCGATCCGCAGCAGCCAGGAGCGCGGCCTGATGCCCGATGGCAGCAGCCGGTTCTCATTGCATGGGCGCCCGATCCTGCACCACATGGGCACCAGCACGTTTTCCCAATACACCGTGTTGCCGGAGATCGCGGTGGCGCGCATCAACCCGGATGCGCCGCTGGATCAGGTCTGCCTGCTCGGCTGCACGGTCACCACCGGCGTGGGCGCGGTGCTCAACAGCACGCATGTGCGACCCGGCGACTGTGTGGCGGTGTTCGGGCTGGGCGGGATCGGCTTGTCGGTCATCCAGGGTGCAGTGCTGGCGCAGGCCGGGCGCGTCATCGCGGTGGACATCGACCCCGGAAAATTCGCACTGGCACGCGCGCTGGGCGCCACCGATTGCCTGGACCCGCGCGACTACGGCGCGCCGATCCAGCAGGTAATCGTGGACCTCACCGATGGCGGTGCCGACCACAGCTTCGAATGCGTCGGCGATGTCGGAGCAATGCGCGCGGCGCTGGAGTGCTGCCACAAGGGCTGGGGCGAGAGCGTCATTCTCGGCGTGGCCGACGGTGCGCAGGAAATCAGCACCCGTCCCTTCCAGCTGGTCACCGGGCGGGTGTGGCGGGGCAGCGCGTTCGGCGGGGTGAAGGGGCGCAGCGAGTTGCCCGGCTATGTGGAGCGTTATCTGCGTGGCGATCTCCAGCTGGCACCGCTGATCACCCGCACGCTCGCATTGGACGACATCAATCAGGCGCTGGCAGATCTGCGCGCGGCGCGCGGCATCAAATCCATCGTGCGGTATTGA
- a CDS encoding TonB-dependent receptor, which translates to MRPTHHLLGYRGPLPFRTARHGRDAVQRRRLACACAALLCAGTIGIAQADEAPQVSWLDRIEVTATPIPGTTIDAAQLPYMVQSATTAALSRGRSNNLSDLLQRRFVGVDGNDVQGSAFQNDLTFHGFRASALPGASQGVSVYLDGVRVNEPFADIVSWDMLPESAITAVTLMPGSNPLFGPNTLGGAVVLSTASGLTAPGLQGELTIGSGARKRLDASYGVAGGDGWHGFIAVTGFDENGWRDASEGRLGTLFGKVGRQGDDTDWSLSLLHGRSRLIGNGLLPDTRYTDEGPEPGLYRADRRAVYTSPDLTRNRTTLLTAQLDHRFDADTALHALAYSRVGRRDTVNGDIGEDYEAFVEECASGYAADGSALDAECEVARADAAALHTGALNTTQMRQQAQGLALNLSKQWGAHALSAGVTFDRGHVRYRQFARDGWVQPDRSVVADPDAERAFFSGVRGSTKTLGAFVADTWELDAATHLTAAVRWNRVVVDNILSTAEDGDRPRERFVYAKANPSLGLTHRLESGLTVYGSVAQNTRAPTAIELGCADPTQPCRLPTGLQADPRLEQIVSRTYELGARWSPWADSNATVLVYRADNRDDILFLRAPDTQLGYFDNVGRTRYQGIDAALHLRSGDWQWSAGYSYLDATYRSSGELLSGERVIALRPGLRIAALPRHNLKLGVEWQRDALTLGMGLRAVSGRVASGNEDGQVDNVEEGEAAPERIDIGTAGYALVDLQARWAITARVSLFARIDNVFDRQYATYAAVAEDVFPDGELARPQQSPVETGPARFLAPGVPRQYLIGVRWAL; encoded by the coding sequence ATGAGGCCGACGCATCACTTGCTGGGGTATCGCGGTCCACTGCCATTTCGCACCGCACGCCATGGCCGCGATGCAGTGCAACGGCGTCGGCTCGCCTGTGCGTGCGCAGCGTTGCTGTGCGCCGGCACGATCGGCATTGCACAGGCGGACGAGGCGCCGCAAGTCAGCTGGCTGGACCGGATCGAAGTCACCGCCACGCCCATCCCAGGCACCACCATCGATGCGGCGCAGCTGCCGTACATGGTGCAGTCGGCGACCACTGCGGCGTTGTCGCGCGGGCGCAGCAACAATCTCAGCGATCTGCTGCAACGCCGCTTTGTCGGTGTGGATGGCAACGACGTACAGGGCAGCGCATTTCAGAACGACCTCACCTTCCATGGCTTTCGCGCATCGGCCTTGCCGGGCGCCTCGCAAGGCGTGTCGGTGTACTTGGATGGCGTGCGTGTCAATGAACCGTTCGCCGACATCGTCAGCTGGGACATGCTGCCCGAATCGGCCATCACCGCCGTGACCCTGATGCCTGGTTCCAACCCGTTGTTCGGGCCGAACACGCTCGGCGGTGCGGTGGTGTTGTCCACCGCATCCGGCCTCACTGCGCCCGGATTGCAGGGCGAACTGACCATCGGCAGCGGCGCGCGCAAGCGGCTGGACGCCAGCTACGGCGTGGCTGGCGGCGATGGCTGGCATGGCTTTATCGCAGTGACCGGCTTCGACGAAAACGGCTGGCGCGATGCCTCCGAAGGACGCCTGGGCACGCTGTTCGGCAAAGTTGGGCGGCAAGGCGATGACACCGACTGGAGTCTGTCGCTGCTGCATGGGCGCAGCCGCCTGATCGGCAATGGCCTGCTGCCTGACACGCGCTACACCGATGAAGGGCCAGAGCCCGGGCTGTACCGCGCCGACCGCCGCGCGGTGTATACCTCGCCGGACCTCACCCGCAATCGCACCACGCTGCTGACCGCGCAACTGGATCATCGCTTCGATGCCGACACCGCGCTGCACGCGCTGGCGTACTCGCGGGTGGGGCGGCGCGACACCGTCAACGGCGACATCGGCGAGGACTACGAAGCGTTCGTCGAGGAGTGCGCCTCCGGCTACGCCGCCGACGGCAGCGCGCTGGATGCCGAGTGCGAGGTGGCGCGCGCCGATGCCGCTGCGCTGCACACTGGCGCGCTCAATACCACCCAGATGCGTCAGCAAGCGCAGGGGCTTGCGCTCAACCTGAGCAAGCAGTGGGGCGCGCATGCGCTCAGTGCCGGTGTCACCTTCGACCGCGGGCATGTGCGTTACCGCCAATTCGCCCGCGATGGCTGGGTGCAGCCGGACCGCTCGGTGGTGGCAGACCCCGATGCCGAGCGTGCGTTCTTTTCCGGCGTGCGCGGCAGCACCAAGACGCTGGGGGCCTTTGTCGCAGATACCTGGGAGCTGGACGCAGCCACCCATCTCACTGCCGCCGTGCGCTGGAACCGGGTGGTGGTGGACAACATCCTCTCCACCGCCGAAGACGGCGACCGCCCGCGCGAGCGCTTCGTCTACGCCAAGGCCAACCCCTCGCTGGGGCTCACCCATCGGCTGGAGTCCGGCCTCACCGTGTACGGCTCGGTGGCGCAGAACACGCGCGCGCCCACGGCCATCGAGCTGGGCTGCGCCGATCCCACCCAGCCGTGCCGGCTGCCGACCGGCCTGCAGGCCGACCCGCGGCTGGAGCAGATCGTCTCGCGTACCTACGAGCTGGGCGCACGTTGGTCGCCATGGGCCGACAGCAACGCGACGGTGTTGGTGTACCGCGCCGACAATCGCGACGACATCTTGTTCCTGCGTGCGCCCGATACGCAGCTGGGTTATTTCGACAACGTGGGCCGTACCCGCTACCAGGGCATCGACGCGGCGCTGCACCTGCGCAGCGGCGACTGGCAGTGGTCTGCGGGGTACAGCTATCTGGATGCGACCTACCGCAGCAGCGGCGAACTGCTGTCCGGCGAACGCGTGATCGCCCTGCGGCCGGGCCTGCGAATCGCAGCATTACCGCGGCATAACCTCAAGCTTGGCGTGGAATGGCAGCGCGATGCGCTGACGTTGGGCATGGGCCTGCGCGCGGTCTCCGGGCGGGTCGCCAGCGGCAACGAAGACGGTCAGGTCGACAACGTCGAAGAAGGCGAAGCCGCGCCCGAGCGCATCGACATCGGCACTGCCGGCTATGCGCTGGTGGATCTGCAGGCGCGCTGGGCCATCACTGCGCGCGTGTCGCTGTTCGCACGCATCGACAATGTGTTCGACCGCCAGTACGCCACCTATGCCGCCGTGGCCGAAGACGTGTTCCCCGACGGCGAACTCGCCCGCCCGCAGCAATCGCCGGTGGAAACCGGACCAGCCCGTTTCCTGGCGCCGGGAGTGCCCCGGCAGTATCTGATTGGCGTGCGGTGGGCGCTTTGA
- a CDS encoding beta-propeller fold lactonase family protein → MRPGAPRAAFGAWLRLATMGALGAVLLLAGCQRDATVTASTAAPTASAPARATEAAPAPASPPVFAYVPNQRSGTVSVIDTASDTVVRTLGAQGQLGKRLQQVLPGPQGLLYLIDAQHHRLIELDTAKDTVARQVDIGENAEGIARSPDGTQFAVCVEGQNQVMLIDAAQFRVQEVIATRGQAPEHCAYTPDGQWLLTSNEGSNDMDMIELATHRSRGVVATSGHPRGMAFAPDGHSVYIAQETANVVDVIDLKTRTRRASLPAGVRTAGVTLSADGARLYASNGGAGTVSVIDTRQGRSVAEIPVGLRPWNPALTPAGDKLYVANGRSNTVSVIDTASLRELKQIPVGELPWGVVIAR, encoded by the coding sequence ATGAGGCCAGGCGCACCGAGAGCGGCCTTCGGCGCCTGGCTGCGCCTGGCGACCATGGGCGCGCTCGGCGCAGTGCTCCTGCTGGCCGGCTGCCAGCGCGATGCGACGGTGACGGCCTCCACGGCGGCGCCCACAGCCTCCGCGCCGGCACGCGCCACCGAAGCAGCGCCGGCGCCTGCATCGCCGCCGGTGTTTGCATATGTGCCCAATCAACGCAGTGGCACGGTGTCGGTGATCGACACCGCCAGCGACACGGTGGTGCGCACGCTCGGTGCGCAGGGCCAGCTCGGCAAGCGCCTGCAGCAGGTGCTGCCCGGCCCGCAGGGGCTGCTGTATCTGATCGATGCGCAGCATCACCGGTTGATCGAACTGGACACCGCCAAGGACACCGTGGCGCGCCAGGTAGACATCGGCGAAAACGCCGAAGGGATCGCACGATCGCCCGATGGCACCCAGTTCGCCGTGTGCGTGGAAGGACAGAACCAGGTGATGCTGATCGATGCGGCGCAGTTCCGCGTGCAGGAGGTCATCGCCACGCGCGGGCAGGCACCGGAACATTGCGCGTACACGCCGGACGGGCAGTGGCTGCTCACCAGCAACGAAGGCTCCAACGACATGGACATGATCGAGCTGGCCACGCACCGGTCGCGCGGGGTGGTCGCCACCAGTGGACATCCGCGCGGGATGGCGTTCGCCCCGGACGGACACAGCGTCTACATTGCGCAGGAAACCGCCAACGTGGTGGACGTGATCGATCTGAAGACCCGTACGCGCCGCGCCAGCCTGCCGGCCGGTGTACGCACCGCCGGGGTCACCCTGTCGGCTGATGGCGCGCGGCTGTACGCATCCAATGGCGGCGCCGGCACCGTGAGCGTGATCGACACCCGGCAGGGGCGCAGCGTGGCCGAGATTCCGGTCGGCTTGCGGCCCTGGAACCCGGCACTGACACCGGCTGGCGACAAGCTGTATGTGGCCAACGGGCGTTCCAACACGGTGAGCGTGATCGATACCGCCAGTTTGCGCGAACTCAAACAGATCCCTGTCGGCGAACTGCCGTGGGGCGTGGTCATCGCGCGCTGA